A window of Primulina tabacum isolate GXHZ01 chromosome 4, ASM2559414v2, whole genome shotgun sequence contains these coding sequences:
- the LOC142543003 gene encoding putative WRKY transcription factor 11: MAVELLGYSNRNEQMAIQDAALAGIKSMEHWIRAVSHNQQQQQSQNQQLNCKEITDFTVSKFKKVFSILNRSGHARFRRAPVQPLPHAAGSDAPQLQTQTSGSCERQNPASGIYQHQPLSFFPESTTPAATQPSTLDFSKPSALALVKETSEVMGKEGFSLSTAVTTSGNSCSTFLSSITGEGSVSNGKGGSPSTILAPAFSAGKPPLSGKRCREHDHSENFSGKISGSGRCHCKKKKLRVKKTIRVPAISSKVADIPADDYSWRKYGQKPIKGSPYPRGYYRCSTAKDCPARKHVERAKDEPKMLIVTYEGEHRHVRGVLPEISAGGSDAQLLVFESTQRLN; this comes from the exons ATGGCTGTGGAATTGCTCGGCTACTCCAATCGAAACGAGCAAATGGCGATTCAGGATGCTGCATTGGCCGGGATTAAATCAATGGAGCATTGGATTCGAGCGGTCTCTCACaatcagcagcagcagcagagcCAAAATCAGCAACTCAACTGCAAAGAAATAACCGATTTCACGGTTTCCAAGTTCAAAAAAGTTTTTTCTATTCTCAACCGTAGCGGGCATGCCCGATTCCGCCGTGCTCCTGTTCAACCACTACCTCACGCCGCGGGGTCGGATGCTCCTCAGCTTCAAACCCAAACATCTGGATCTTGCGAGCGTCAAAATCCGGCTTCTGGAATCTACCAACATCAGCCTCTGAGTTTCTTCCCCGAGTCCACTACTCCGGCGGCGACGCAGCCTTCGACGCTTGATTTCTCCAAACCCTCGGCGCTGGCCTTAGTTAAAGAGACGTCTGAGGTAATGGGAAAGGAGGGATTTAGCTTATCGACGGCGGTGACAACATCAGGAAACTCGTGTTCAACTTTTTTGTCTTCGATTACTGGTGAAGGAAGCGTTTCAAATGGAAAGGGTGGGTCGCCGTCGACGATTCTGGCGCCGGCTTTCTCCGCGGGGAAGCCGCCTCTGTCAGGGAAGAGATGCAGGGAGCATGACCACTCTGAAAACTTCTCCGGCAAGATCTCGGGTTCTGGCCGCTGCCACTGCAAAAAGAA GAAATTGAGGGTGAAGAAAACCATTAGAGTGCCAGCCATTAGCTCAAAAGTTGCAGATATACCCGCGGACGATTACTCTTGGAGAAAATACGGTCAAAAACCAATCAAGGGATCCCCATACCCACG GGGTTATTATAGATGCAGTACGGCGAAGGATTGCCCGGCGAGGAAGCATGTGGAGAGGGCGAAGGATGAGCCAAAGATGCTGATTGTTACCTACGAGGGGGAACACCGGCATGTTCGAGGTGTGTTGCCGGAGATCTCTGCCGGCGGTAGCGACGCTCAGCTTCTTGTTTTTGAGTCAACGCAGAGGTTGAATTAA
- the LOC142543004 gene encoding mogroside I-E synthase-like, producing MEKKQNEQGKPHCLVLSFPLQGHINPMFQFSKRLKHTGIPKITLVTTKFFLKSVQNFPDACFPVETISDGFDDGGVEAVKPEEAYSRCSEYGSRTLAELVEKLRSSGSPADCVIYDPFYPWVFDVAEKFGLMTAIFFTQPNSVNCIYFNAYTRELKLPVMEDRIRIPGGFPVMDRSDLPSFIRDHESDPTRSEIMMEQFRNVQRVDWVFVNTFHQLEQEVTDWMSKFMAMRPIGPTIPSMFLDKRIPDDSQYGLSIFAPITDTCFKWLDNQPIGSVVYVSFGSFARPSVEQMEELALALKSLDWPFLWVVRASEESKLPKNYEEEIRDKGLVLAWCPQLQVLKHEAVGCFVTHCGWNSTLEALSLGVPVVAMPQWSDQYTNAKFVEDVWRMGIRAKTDDRRLVGRAEIVNCVKHVMGSETGREMRSNSTKWKELAREAVDEGGSSDQNIQEFVSALKLKFC from the exons ATGGAGAAAAAGCAAAACGAACAAGGAAAACCCCACTGCCTCGTGCTCTCGTTCCCTCTGCAAGGCCACATTAACCCCATGTTCCAATTCTCCAAGCGCTTAAAACACACCGGAATCCCGAAAATCACCCTCGTCACCACCAAATTCTTCCTTAAATCCGTTCAAAATTTCCCCGACGCCTGCTTCCCGGTGGAGACAATCTCAGACGGTTTCGACGACGGTGGCGTGGAGGCCGTGAAGCCCGAAGAAGCCTACAGTCGTTGCTCTGAATACGGGTCGAGAACATTGGCGGAGCTGGTGGAGAAGCTTCGGAGCTCGGGGTCTCCCGCTGATTGCGTGATATACGACCCGTTTTACCCATGGGTATTCGACGTGGCTGAGAAGTTTGGATTGATGACCGCCATTTTCTTTACGCAGCCTAATTCGGTCAACTGTATCTACTTCAACGCGTACACAAGGGAGCTCAAACTTCCGGTTATGGAGGATAGGATTCGGATCCCCGGCGGGTTTCCGGTTATGGACCGCTCCGATCTGCCTTCGTTTATCCGGGATCATGAGTCGGATCCCACGAGGTCCGAGATCATGATGGAGCAGTTCAGGAATGTGCAGCGGGTCGACTGGGTTTTTGTTAATACATTTCACCAATTGGAACAAGAG GTAACAGATTGGATGTCAAAGTTCATGGCTATGAGGCCGATAGGCCCAACCATACCATCGATGTTCCTGGACAAACGCATTCCAGACGACAGCCAATATGGACTTAGTATTTTCGCGCCAATAACCGATACTTGCTTCAAATGGCTCGATAACCAGCCCATCGGGTCGGTGGTCTACGTATCATTTGGAAGCTTCGCAAGGCCATCAGTCGAGCAGATGGAAGAATTAGCGCTTGCACTAAAATCACTCGATTGGCCTTTCTTGTGGGTAGTTAGAGCATCCGAGGAATCTAAACTTCCAAAAAATTATGAGGAGGAGATACGTGACAAGGGGCTCGTTCTGGCGTGGTGCCCTCAACTACAAGTCTTGAAACACGAGGCGGTAGGGTGTTTCGTGACACATTGTGGGTGGAATTCGACGTTAGAGGCGCTGAGTTTGGGCGTCCCGGTGGTGGCGATGCCACAGTGGAGCGATCAGTACACGAATGCAAAGTTTGTCGAGGATGTTTGGCGCATGGGGATCAGGGCGAAAACGGACGATAGAAGACTCGTTGGACGAGCGGAGATAGTTAATTGTGTAAAACATGTGATGGGAAGCGAGACGGGGAGAGAGATGAGATCGAATTCGACCAAGTGGAAGGAATTGGCTAGGGAAGCTGTGGATGAAGGAGGGAGCTCCGATCAAAATATTCAAGAATTTGTTTCAGCATTGAAGTTGAAATTTTGCTAA
- the LOC142543005 gene encoding putative xyloglucan glycosyltransferase 5, producing the protein MAPRMNLFYWWTNDTAQGTPVIVKMENPNFSILEIDGPDAAFKPVDKSRLKNSKQVKWVLLLKANRAVGCVAWLGAILWGLLGVIKKRLIFRQGVAFASEKLGNGKLMLKVIKSFLMILLGILGFEVVAYFKGWRYFENPNLHIPHTYDIQGLFQLFYAAWLEFRAQYIAPFVLSLTTFCIVLFLIQSLDRLILFLGFLYIKLKKIEPTINGDPFEYKDLEGEAQNYPMVLVQIPMCNELEVYELSISAVCQLDWPRERLLIQILDDSDDENIQLLIQSEVSKWSQKGTNIIYHHRLIRTGYKAGNLKSAMSCDYVKDYEFVAIFDADFQPTPDFLEQTVPHFKDNPELGLVQARWTFVNKDENLLTRLQNINLCYHFEVEQQVNGVFLNFFGFNGTAGVWRIKALEDSGGWLERTTVEDMDIAVRAHLNGWKFIYLNDVKVLCEVPESFEAYRKQQHRWHSGPMQLFRLCLPAVLKSKISIWKKVNLIFFFFLLRKLILPFYSFTLFCIVLPLTMFIPEAELPTWVICFVPILMTFLNILPSPKSIPFIAPYLLFENTMSVTKFNAMLSGLFQLGSSYEWIVTKKAGRPSESDLLAAADKDMKSLIQPQINRGALENGLSDLTLLKEQTVNKPVKKTNKIYRKELALAFLLLTASIRSLLSAHGLHFYFLLFQGVTFLLVGLDLIGEQVS; encoded by the exons ATGGCTCCCAGAATGAATCTTTTCTATTGGTGGACTAACGATACAGCTCAAGGAACTCCAGTGATAGTGAAAATGGAAAATCCTAATTTCTCCATTCTTGAAATCGATGGCCCTGATGCTGCATTCAAGCCAGTGGACAAGAGCCGGCTTAAAAATTCCAAGCAAGTGAAATGGGTTTTGCTTCTTAAGGCAAATCGAGCTGTCGGCTGTGTGGCTTGGCTTGGAGCCATATTATGGGGTCTTCTTGGAGTTATCAAGAAGAGGTTGATCTTTAGGCAAGGAGTGGCTTTTGCTAGCGAGAAACTAGGCAACGGTAAATTGATGTTGAAAGTTATAAAGTcctttttaatgattttattgggAATTCTTGGTTTTGAGGTGGTAGCTTATTTCAAAGGGTGGCGTTATTTTGAGAATCCAAATCTTCACATTCCGCACACTTATGATATCCAAGGCCTGTTCCAACTGTTTTATGCGGCTTGGTTGGAGTTTCGAGCTCAATATATTGCTCCATTTGTGCTTTCTTTAACGACCTTTTGTATCGTTCTGTTCTTAATCCAATCGTTGGATCGGTTAATTCTGTTTTTGGGATTCTTATATATCAAGTTGAAGAAGATTGAACCTACAATAAATGGTGATCCTTTTGAATATAAAGATCTTGAAGGAGAAGCTCAGAATTACCCCATGGTTCTGGTTCAAATTCCTATGTGTAACGAGCTGGAG GTGTATGAGCTTTCTATATCAGCAGTCTGTCAACTAGATTGGCCGAGAGAACGTCTGCTAATTCAAATTCTTGACGATTctgatgatgaaaatattcagTTGTTGATTCAATCGGAGGTCTCTAAATGGAGCCAAAAGGGTACTAACATAATCTATCATCATCGTCTGATTAGGACTGGTTATAAAGCTGGGAATCTTAAATCAGCCATGAGCTGTGACTATGTGAAGGATTACGAATTCGTTGCTATATTCGATGCAGATTTTCAACCAACCCCTGATTTTCTCGAGCAGACAGTTCCACATTTTAAG GATAATCCTGAATTGGGATTAGTTCAGGCGAGATGGACATTTGTCAACAAGGATGAGAACTTGTTGACCCGCCTCCAGAACATAAATCTGTGTTATCATTTTGAGGTAGAACAGCAGGTTAATGGGgtgttcttgaatttctttGGTTTCAATGGGACTGCCGGTGTTTGGAGGATCAAAGCATTGGAAGATTCTGGCGGTTGGCTTGAACGGACGACTGTAGAAGATATGGACATTGCTGTACGTGCCCATCTCAATGGTTGGAAGTTCATATATCTCAATGATGTTAAG GTTCTATGTGAAGTTCCTGAGTCGTTTGAAGCTTACAGGAAGCAACAACATCGATGGCATTCTGGTCCTATGCAGCTGTTCCGGTTGTGCCTTCCCGCTGTCCTGAAATCAAAG ATATCAATATGGAAGAAAGTGAACTTgatatttttcttcttcttacttCGAAAACTCATCCTTCCCTTCTACTCGTTCACATTATTCTGCATAGTTCTTCCATTGACCATGTTCATTCCCGAAGCTGAGCTACCTACGTGGGTCATTTGCTTCGTTCCTATCCTAATGACGTTCCTTAACATACTCCCCTCACCAAAATCCATCCCTTTCATTGCCCCCTATCTCCTATTTGAAAACACAATGTCAGTTACTAAATTCAATGCCATGTTATCTGGACTCTTTCAATTAGGCAGCTCTTACGAGTGGATTGTCACCAAAAAGGCCGGAAGGCCTTCAGAATCCGACTTGTTAGCTGCTGCTGATAAGGATATGAAATCACTTATCCAACCACAGATCAATAGGGGAGCTTTGGAAAATGGTCTTTCTGATCTCACCCTATTGAAGGAACAAACAGTGAACAAACCGGTCAAGAAAACTAACAAGATTTATCGAAAAGAGCTAGCTCTTGCTTTTCTTCTGCTAACTGCTTCAATCAGAAGCCTTTTGTCTGCTCATGGACTTCATTTTTACTTTCTACTGTTTCAAGGTGTCACGTTTCTACTTGTTGGTCTTGATTTGATTGGAGAACAGGTCAGTTGA